In Spinacia oleracea cultivar Varoflay chromosome 5, BTI_SOV_V1, whole genome shotgun sequence, a single window of DNA contains:
- the LOC110778124 gene encoding RNA pseudouridine synthase 2, chloroplastic isoform X1 — MLLQRYYPIVSEIQEKDKMLALSSSPTFCQFPPRHTFRFRVSTLVKALSSTTSADCNAGVRTSYEGVKLEEKVAAEGAAKTRLDTWISTKINGISRARVQSSIRAGLVCVNGRIVDKDTNEAPKNTHHPVKDLPVKVSYAVRTGDEVNCTIAKLQPLRADAEDIPLDIIYEDDHVLVVNKPPHMVVHPAPGNPRGTLVNAVLNHCSLPNAALTDAEWLSEADDVSEDDLNIDVHPTNQSTCEETDPCSIRPGIVHRLDKGTSGLLVVAKNEHSHANLAEQFKAHTVNRVYLSVTSGLPTSASGRVEVHIGRDLNNRIRMTAITGNKYSGSSRHAASRYKVLEVLANGGAALVEWRLETGRTHQIRVHAKYLGIPLVGDELYGGTKDMTLSLLRQKNPCVGHLQLDNLVSSIERPCLHAMVLGFKHPCTGKYMHFSCPPPVDFAEILSQLRNISK; from the exons ATGCTGCTTCAGAGATATTATCCAATCGTcagtgaaattcaagaaaaagATAAAATGCTGGCGCTCAGTTCATCTCCCACATTCTGCCAATTCCCTCCGCGCCATACATTTCGATTTAGGGTTTCAACCCTTGTCAAAGCCCTTTCCTCCACCACTTCCGCCGACTGCAACGCCGGCGTAAGAACAAGCTATGAAGGAGTTAAATTGGAGGAGAAAGTGGCAGCTGAAGGCGCCGCGAAAACTAGGCTCGACACTTGGATTTCTACCAAAATTAACGGAATCAGCCGAGCTAGGGTTCAATCCAGTATACGCGCTGGCCTTGTATGCGTTAATGGCCGCATTGTCGATAAG GATACCAATGAGGCTCCTAAGAACACACACCATCCTGTTAAGGACCTTCCAGTGAAG GTATCATATGCCGTGAGAACAGGCGATGAAGTCAACTGCACTATAGCAAAATTGCAACCATTGAGGGCTGATGCAGAGGATATACCTTTGGATATTATATATGAGGATGATCATGTTTTAGTTGTGAATAAACCTCCACATATG GTTGTCCACCCTGCACCTGGAAATCCAAGAGGCACTCTTGTTAATGCAGTTTTGAACCATTGCAGTCTTCCCAATGCTGCATTAACTGATGCTGAATGGCTTTCTGAGGCAGATGATGTTTCTGAGGATGATCTGAATATAGATGTCCATCCTACAAATCAAAGTACTTGTGAAGAGACAGATCCCTGCTCAATTCGCCCTGGGATAGTGCACAGGCTAGACAAAGGCACTAGTGGATTGCTGGTGGTTGCTAAG AATGAACACTCTCATGCTAATTTGGCAGAGCAATTTAAAGCCCATACAGTTAACAGAGTTTACTTGAGTGTCACTTCTGGGCTGCCTACTTCTGCTTCTGGTCGCGTTGAGGTTCACATCGGTCGTGATTTAAATAACCGAATTCGGATGACTGCTATTACTGGAAATAAATACTCCGGATCTTCAAGACATGCTGCTAGTAG GTACAAAGTGCTTGAAGTATTAGCCAATGGTGGTGCAGCGTTGGTTGAATGGAGACTAGAAACTGGGCGTACACATCAG ATCCGAGTGCATGCAAAATACTTGGGCATTCCGCTAGTGGGAGATGAACTGTATGGTGGAACCAAGGACATGACCCTGTCGTTGCTTCGACAAAAAAACCCATGCGTTGGTCATTTACAACTCGACAATCTAGTTTCCAGCATAGAAAGGCCCTGCCTCCATGCTATGGTTCTAGG GTTTAAGCATCCGTGTACTGGCAAATACATGCACTTCTCATGCCCTCCACCTGTTGATTTTGCTGAAATATTGAGTCAGCTGCGCAATATCTCAAAGTAG
- the LOC110778124 gene encoding RNA pseudouridine synthase 2, chloroplastic isoform X2 — MLLQRYYPIVSEIQEKDKMLALSSSPTFCQFPPRHTFRFRVSTLVKALSSTTSADCNAGVRTSYEGVKLEEKVAAEGAAKTRLDTWISTKINGISRARVQSSIRAGLVCVNGRIVDKVSYAVRTGDEVNCTIAKLQPLRADAEDIPLDIIYEDDHVLVVNKPPHMVVHPAPGNPRGTLVNAVLNHCSLPNAALTDAEWLSEADDVSEDDLNIDVHPTNQSTCEETDPCSIRPGIVHRLDKGTSGLLVVAKNEHSHANLAEQFKAHTVNRVYLSVTSGLPTSASGRVEVHIGRDLNNRIRMTAITGNKYSGSSRHAASRYKVLEVLANGGAALVEWRLETGRTHQIRVHAKYLGIPLVGDELYGGTKDMTLSLLRQKNPCVGHLQLDNLVSSIERPCLHAMVLGFKHPCTGKYMHFSCPPPVDFAEILSQLRNISK, encoded by the exons ATGCTGCTTCAGAGATATTATCCAATCGTcagtgaaattcaagaaaaagATAAAATGCTGGCGCTCAGTTCATCTCCCACATTCTGCCAATTCCCTCCGCGCCATACATTTCGATTTAGGGTTTCAACCCTTGTCAAAGCCCTTTCCTCCACCACTTCCGCCGACTGCAACGCCGGCGTAAGAACAAGCTATGAAGGAGTTAAATTGGAGGAGAAAGTGGCAGCTGAAGGCGCCGCGAAAACTAGGCTCGACACTTGGATTTCTACCAAAATTAACGGAATCAGCCGAGCTAGGGTTCAATCCAGTATACGCGCTGGCCTTGTATGCGTTAATGGCCGCATTGTCGATAAG GTATCATATGCCGTGAGAACAGGCGATGAAGTCAACTGCACTATAGCAAAATTGCAACCATTGAGGGCTGATGCAGAGGATATACCTTTGGATATTATATATGAGGATGATCATGTTTTAGTTGTGAATAAACCTCCACATATG GTTGTCCACCCTGCACCTGGAAATCCAAGAGGCACTCTTGTTAATGCAGTTTTGAACCATTGCAGTCTTCCCAATGCTGCATTAACTGATGCTGAATGGCTTTCTGAGGCAGATGATGTTTCTGAGGATGATCTGAATATAGATGTCCATCCTACAAATCAAAGTACTTGTGAAGAGACAGATCCCTGCTCAATTCGCCCTGGGATAGTGCACAGGCTAGACAAAGGCACTAGTGGATTGCTGGTGGTTGCTAAG AATGAACACTCTCATGCTAATTTGGCAGAGCAATTTAAAGCCCATACAGTTAACAGAGTTTACTTGAGTGTCACTTCTGGGCTGCCTACTTCTGCTTCTGGTCGCGTTGAGGTTCACATCGGTCGTGATTTAAATAACCGAATTCGGATGACTGCTATTACTGGAAATAAATACTCCGGATCTTCAAGACATGCTGCTAGTAG GTACAAAGTGCTTGAAGTATTAGCCAATGGTGGTGCAGCGTTGGTTGAATGGAGACTAGAAACTGGGCGTACACATCAG ATCCGAGTGCATGCAAAATACTTGGGCATTCCGCTAGTGGGAGATGAACTGTATGGTGGAACCAAGGACATGACCCTGTCGTTGCTTCGACAAAAAAACCCATGCGTTGGTCATTTACAACTCGACAATCTAGTTTCCAGCATAGAAAGGCCCTGCCTCCATGCTATGGTTCTAGG GTTTAAGCATCCGTGTACTGGCAAATACATGCACTTCTCATGCCCTCCACCTGTTGATTTTGCTGAAATATTGAGTCAGCTGCGCAATATCTCAAAGTAG